The nucleotide sequence AATGCAGGTTAACTTCTTTATTTTTAGGAATAGTGCATTATGAGACTTTGATAGTTGAACAATAATGTGTACAGCTACCACACAGACCCATCTGGCACGTTTTGGCAATGCAATGCAAAAGCAATAGGTTCAGGTTCAGAAGGAGCTGACAGCTCTCTTCAGGAGCAATACAACAAGGTCAGCAAGCCAGTTGTCCAGTTTTTAGAATTTTGATGATTGCTTGGCTGCAGTATAGAAAGATATGGCAGAAATAAATTTATTAGTGTTTCAGGGCTTCCGATTAAACTGAATTAGATATGTAATGTACTGTTTTCAGTCTACTAATTTCAGTGGTAGATAGATTTTGATGGTACTAGCTGTTGGTGCAGGACTTGACCCTTCAAGAGGCTGAAACAATAGCTCTTTCTATTTTGAAGCAAGTGATGGAGGAGAAGGTAGAACAGCtccgtttttcttttctttttcttttcttttcttttctttttttttcagttttcccTTCTTTTATGTGTATGGGAATTTTTGTTTTGGCTTCATACATTGGCATGCAATGAACTGTATCAATTCCCTTATTACAAGCGCCCAACTTGATAGGATCAGGATTCTTTCGGGTAGTTGATTGTTTGTCTTTCCCTAATTATagttataattatttaaacagATTTGATAATATCTTGCTGATGATAACTTATGTTTTGTCCAGGTGACTCCAAACAATGTTGACATTGCCAAGGTTGCTCCAACTTATCATCTGTACTCCCCTTCTGAGGTCGAGGCTGTCATTGCTCGCCTATAAATTATCCATATATCTTCTTGTTATTTGTTTGCCTTCCACCATAATCATGCCCTTGTTACCAACATTTTTATCTGGAGAACGTTTCTaatggtgatggtggtggtggtagaCTGGGAAGAGGAACTAGTCTCGTTCAAcagaaggattttcttttgttgtACATTAGCATGTAGTGTTTGACATGGTAAAGATTTATACTGCCAATGTCTGGTTCTCTTTTGTTAGTCATGTGTCAGTAGCATTGACTATTCTGTTACAAATAAATCCCTTCATTGATACTTTGGTTATATGCTGCCACATAATGTTTTGCGCCAACTGGGAGGTCAGAGATCCTTGAAAATTAGTCCTGAGCAAGAGGCTTTTGCCTGTTATCACAAAAGCAAGTTTTACAGAAACACTAGTTTTACAATTACATGTTGAGAAATCTGACAGATAAAACACCTTCAATGTTCGCTGAGGATTATGACTTGAAAAGTTGAATGGTTTAGCTGATAATTCGAAGATGGTAGTGTTCTTATCTTCTGCAGAAGGCAATATGTGATGGCCAACCCAGTCCTTGTCTCATTGGCGAAAGACAGGTAGCTGGTGGGGCTGGTGGCGTTGAGGCTTTTCTCTATCGGCACAGAGTTTCCGTTGTCCTCGGCGATGAGGGCAGGTGCTCGCATGGCCGGTATCAATCATAGGTGAGAAAATGCTACATGCTTATGGTGATTTTACCATGTACATTCTTGGTTGAGCAATGTACATTAGAAAAGACCTCAGCAATAAAATTATGAGGCCTGTGCCTGAGCCAGTGGCCAATCCTTCGTCCAGGGGCTGCCATCCATTGGTGGGGGATAAACTTAGGGTTTTTGCAGGACCATCCCTATACTTTTCTGAAATTGCATGACAGTTCCTTTTTTTCTCTGATTACtatatttttaagaaatatgcaatgctgTTCCTGGGTTTATTACAAAGCTGACAGAATATTTCGTTAGCAATAAATCTAATTCCGGGAACACCTTTTGGTTTGATTGGAACAGCATTGTAAGTAAACCGGCTTAAACCAATGTATGTGGTTAGGGTTGACCCTTTCTCTCTTGGTGAGAATAGCCGAGAAAACTcactccctttctctcttcttccccttGACTCTTCTTCACTGAACTCCAAAACGCCCTTCAAATTTCTAGAATCCCAAGCTTTTGCTATCAACATTATTCTAGGAATCTCTGCGTAAAAGATGAGGATTACCAAAGAAACAGTAGAAACTATACAAAAGAGATGGAAATAAGTCAATAAATCTAAAACAACTATGAGAGACTTTTCATAGCAGCAACCATATAAAATGTTtttaaaaagagagaaataaacCAGTATCAAggaaacatgatctaatcctcACCTTTAATataaaaaccttttttttttaaaatcgttAACTATAAATGCTTGAAACCATGGAAAGATTGGGATTTCCTTATAAAGTttggtgaagaagaagagagaagggaaaggagAGAAAAATGGAATCCTCATTTGGATCAAACAATAACTAGTTATTCTACAACATTGTTCAATTAAGACCAAGGACAACTTAGATAATTCAATTAAAACCGGCTGATTATGTTGTAACTGAGTTTAACCCAAGGAGTACCATGGATATTTTCTAAAAAGTGTAATGACCATTCTGCAATTATTGAAAATAAAAACCCTAAAAGTTGCCTATCCAGCTGCTTTTACATCTGCCCTCTCATTAGGACATCATCTATACTCATCCGGAAGGAAAAGCCAGCGCCAGCCTCTCCACCTACAACTAAAATTGGCGATTGGACAATCCATTCAAGATGTAGCAAATCTCATTAGCACAACCTCATACAATGATCAAACAAAGCAGTTTGCAGTTCATATAAATGAAATAACCTGCACAGAAAGAAGCATCTTTCACAACCAACAAGTAGTCACTGAATGGCCAAATATGCTTGAGAAAATCACATTAAATTTCGAAAGGAAGCCTGTGCTATAACAGTCGAGTGACAACATGCACTTGGTCCATccacaaaaaggaaaaagaatggaTGGTGGTTCGCTTATTCTGATTCAATTATCTTATACATCAGATGGAGAGATGACCCCACAGGGATGAAAGCTCGGTGGGTTGGAGAGGAGGCCTAGTCATGGAACTCTTCCATAAATGATTCATGGAATGCCTTGAGACGGGAGATGATGGCTGGGATCTTATCCTCCTGTGGCAGGATTGTGCATCTGAAATGCCATGTTCCAGGGACCTTTTTCCAAATGAAATGGAAAAAAGTAGTTAGTATCACAACCCAACTGATAGCTGCAGACATCAGTTATTTTTCAAGATTAGTGCATATTCATAAATTTAACATAAGCAAGTTCACCTGCCCAAAGCCGGACCCAGGAACAACAACAATTCCAGTGGCATCCAGAAGACGGCGAGCGTAGAATGCATCGGGGGCCACATTAGCCGCTTTGGCAGCTTCGATTGCCTTCTGAGGCAGGTGAAGACGGGGGAAGAGATACATTGCTCCCTCCGCCTTGTTGCATGTCACACCTTCTAAGCTATTGAATGCATCCTCCAAAGCCTGCACCCAATAGGCGAAGAGGATAACAAAATCTTCATAAGCTTAAAAATTAAAGAGCCCTTGTTgcatagaaaaagaaaaggtgaaTAACATAGATCAAAGGTTCCTTTTCTAACAATGCAAGTTGTCAAGACAGCCAGTACACATTGCATGAATCAGACGAAACAAGACTACTAATTTTTCCTGGACAAATGATCACTTGATCTTTTTCAAATTCTGAGAAGAATAAACATCACCAAAGAATGGTTAACACTAACCTTCGCACGCCTAGCTAAAGATGAAAGGATCCCATTTTTCTCTGCAATAAAGGATTCATACGATTCATCTCCAACCTGCAGGTTTTCTTGCAATGACATATTGGATTCTATTAAGTAAATGAAATAAAACTTTCCCACTCATTTGTGACACATGGGAAACTTTTGGTTAGTCCTTGAGAATAGAGGTTTTTCTAAGCTTAGTCACTGCCAGATAGTAAATAAGTTGATAGCAACAGAATACTCACCTTTGGTGGATTCATAACAAGGCTTGCAAGAATCTGGCCAGAGATGTTGGAACAGAGGTTTACTGATGCCACTTTGTAAATCTGTTCTCTCACATCAGCACTGAAACCAGTAACCTCCATGTAGCCTCCCCTTTTTCCACATTCCCCATGGTACCCTAATGGAAATGACAGCAATTGCTCTTATAACTATAAATCAAGGATATTCAGGTCAAATTTGAACACACATTTGTTGATCTAAAACAGGGAACCGTACCCTTTGAAACTGACTGAAATGATACTAAAGAAATATCTTTCTCGCCATATCCCATTGACCTCGCGATCTTCTTGAAAGAGTTAAATTTCTTGTTGTCAACATAGATATTTTCTTGGTATACCTATATAAATTTTAACATAGTGCATTAGTAACCAGAGGCACTGAGTACGATGAAACTCGAGTTCATAAGCATGTAGTTAAAAAGTTGATTATGGCCGTTGACATTGCTTTAACTTTTCAAAAGAATTAAGTACGTATCACGCCTCATCTGCTAGAAGAACAAGGCCTTCTTTCTTGCAAAACTCCACTATTTCTCGCTGGTTTTCCTCTGCAAGAACCTGGAGAGATAATACTACCACAATtaaaatgaaggaaaaaaaaatcatgtgcaaaaactttattataaagcTGTCATAGAAAAGTAGGGAAATATATTGGTGGTACTATATCATTATTAGAAGAAGATACTCCTATCTGCGCATGGATCAAAGAGTTGTTCTTCTGCAACCAAGTTTTCTAGTGAAAACTACTAACAATTATTCTTTATAATTAAGAAGATTAAATGTACATGCATATGTAACATAACCCATTCTTTTGCTTTGACGTcaaaatattatcaaaattaTCCTTGCAAGACATAATGTCCTTTATTTACTGTcagatttttcagaaaaatacaTACTGTTTAGTTCTCCATCCAAAGGTTTTCATGAACTCCCAACCCTTACCCGCACCCCAAAAAAAGGGGGATAAAAAGGATAACAAAAGATCAGTACAAACCTGTCCCGTGGGATTGCCTGGATTTATCACTGCGATTGCCCTAACAGCAATGCCCTTGGATCGAGCATCTTCCAGTTGCTTCTTAACCTCAGAAACCTCCAGTCCCCATCCTGTTGCTTCATTGAGGTAATATGGGACCTGAGATTAAATAATTCTCTTGTTTAGTTCATTTTATACAAACTTCCAAAGCAAATTCTTGATCCCTCTAGCCTAAATGAACTGACTTGATGCTTGACAAGGTTCAGACATTATAATAAAGAACATATAGTAAATCTCAATAGCCAGGTAAAGAACGTACAAGAGAGCCACCATGCAGAGCAATTGAAGCCGAGTATAATGGGTACTGAGGGATGGGGCAGAGAATGCCATCTTTCTCGGATCTTATTAATAACTGCATCATCATGTGCACCTGAGAGAgggaaagcaaaaaaaataagcaGGTAATTTCTCTTCACTCATTAGAAAAAGGACTGCCATAAGTTCTAAAGGTCAAGTAGGTACTGCAGGGCTTGCTCCATCTGTTAGGAAAATGTCATCTGCATTGGCAGGGAAGCCATCACGGGCAGCAATTCCAGCAGCAATAGCATCACGTAAGCCCTTGATTCCCTGGAACACAGAATGTTAAAAACCTCAAGCTCATGGGGCTACAAGGAGAATATGCTTGTGAAACCTACTGAGCACGTTTTTACCTGGCTATGACTATATGCACCTCCGGCCCTGCCAGGAATCAAGTCCAGAATCTGCCATGCTCGTGCTATAGCATCCGCGCTGCAACGAGTtatagaaattcaaaaatggTAGCTTAAGTACGAGCAGTTTTTCTAATAATGTGAAGCCGTGAGTTTGCAAGGGCTATAAATCTTGATGCAAGAACATGTGATGGTTAATAAGCAAGTAGAAAtggtattaaaaaaaatcctatCTTTCTTTAGGCTCTTTGTTTGTTTAACAGCATAATAGAAGTTCTTACTACTTAAAGAAGCTGGACACACTAAATTAACCTGATCTGGATGAAAGAAGATATTTCTATATTGCCTAAGCAATTAAACTAGGGAGTTCTTCGGCGCAACCACCAGATAAGCTACACAAAGTAATGAAGGAAAAGAACCAATATGGCATGAAGTCACAAAATAGGGAATGGGCAGAAACAATTGTGAAAATTAATGGTGCATTACaaattttttaatgttttttccGCATATAACCCCTTTCCTATATATAAATGCACAAGACCACTCTTTGGCATACTTACAGTTCAACTTACCCTCGCTTTAAAAGAAATTCCCGACAAGCATCCATATTAATGTTCTGTCAGTCTTAATGGAACATTTACCATGTTTCTTTCGTTGCCTCCCCTTAGCCCTTACTTGGTCTTTCAGAGCATCTAGCTAATGAGCTACTAGAGCTTCTCATTGTCACATTCATTATGCTTGAGCTCCTTGCTACCATGATTGCTAGGGTTGAGATCTTGATTCTAGCTCAAACTAGCATATGATGGCAATGGGGAGCTTGAGTAGCTCACTTTCTAGAAACTAAAAAGGTCTGAATGAGGAGACATGGGAAAAATGCATTACATATTCCACTCTGGATAGTAGAAATTTAGTTCAGGTAGTATTCTGGGATAAGGGACATATACAAATTCAAAGAGGTAAAAGAGGAATATTTATATGCAATTAATCTGTAAAGGAAGGGGTTATGTACAGAAAACCCATTTTTGTCATGGTAATATGACTAGCAGAGAgaattcttccttatctttcCAAAAACCCAAAGTCCCGACCTTTCTCCAGGGAAAATCCTTCAAGTCTTCCATGTAAAAAGAATGACAAGAGAAAGAGAGTTGAAAAAGGGTAGAAAGAGACCCATGGATTGCATAAATTATGCATAAAGAAAATAATGACCCTACGTAATAGCCATGACCATGTGTATTTTCAGAAAGTGTTATTTAGACGACCCCTTGCAATGCTTGTGAATAATACTGGTGATGACAAACTTAGTTTCTGATGTCAATGTATTCTGATTTGTGGTTAACTTTACCTGAATAAGGCATGAGTTTCGCTTTTGTCCAAAATGGATGGATGGTCACACAAGGCAAGTACCTGAAATAGGATACATAAGTATCCAAGAGAGAATGAACCTCACTATACTGGTCAAACTTCAATAGAATACTGACCTCCCGAAAAAATGTAATTGGCTGCTGACCAAGAGACTGGGGATTCCCGATATTGCAATAAAGTATCTGCCGGAACAATTGGGAATTTAAAATGAAACCTTAAACAAATTTAATGAACTGAAAACACACACAACTTGAAGTGACAGCTTTCTAATACAAACACAAATTGAAAGTGCCATGTTACTCTAAAAACATCATAATACAAAGGGAAAATGGATTAATAATACTCACCTCATCAAAGGGACGAGAACCTGGCTTGGTTTGCAACTCTTGTTGTAAGCGCTGGGCCAAAAGTAGACAGATTCTTTAGCAGATATGAAATTTAAAGATAACTGCATTTAGCAGAATAATTAACTTGATTTTCCGCTATCTTCAACCACACAtatatcaaatttcaaataaaaatctagcAACACAATATAACCATTTGCCAAGATAAAGAAATTAAGAATACAAGTTGCCAAAATTTATAAGCAGAATCTATTGGTCACAGACAGCAACACATTGCATTGACAAGGTTCCTATACCCTTCATTCTAAAACATTCTAATTCGACAAGTTCCAGAAACAGAACATGTTCTTCTATCCACCTTAaattgaatttcttgaaccactaAAGAGGGGAATCATAAATCACATGGAAAATAAGACACTTAACAGAGTCAGACTGCAgaaaacatttttttaaaattattagtgATGGCAAGGCACTTAAAGAACAAGTTACTTTCACTACCATGGAAAAGGGTGAATATCTATATATCAGAATAtcaccaaaaagattaaaaaggaaTCTTATGCAATTATATCTGCAACAATGAAACTAGTTATATAGTATGGAAGATTGGAAAGGACAAGAGAGTAAAACCAGTGTAGTATATCCATATTGTTATATATGAGTGGTAGAACTAGTAGGAGTGCAATTGTAAGTGATAAATACCAGTTGATGGTCATAGCATCAGActctaaaatcaaaaaatagttttaaaCAGTTCAGCCTTGCAACTTGCCAGGTGTGGGAGTATCTCAATTTAGACATGAAagtcaaaaaaaaggagaatgCAAAAGGCAAAGAGTGAGACCAAATAATACATAGATAGTAGTAACAATTGGCTTtaaaacaaaagagagagagatggagggagggaaggagggagggaaggagggagagagaagttGAATTGGGAATTCAGTTTGCAATACATCCTGATGTAGTTCGCTAAAGCAGATGCTCAAAATGAATCCATAGTAAAGAGGAAATCTAAAGTATGTCTATATTTTGAACTAAAAATAATTAGACCTTCAGCCAGTGCTAAGTGATAGTAATTAAATTAATAGATAGGAAGAAAGTTCTATCTCCAGCAACTCAGATTATTTTTGAGTCAGCATATATTTCTGATCCAATATCATTTATAATGACTACGTTTTTAATACTACAACAACATCcaataaaaatagagaaaacaAAGAATATGGAATGTTTATCGACTAGAAAATTGAAGTACCTGGGCATGGCTCACAATCTCTCCACGGACGGCATACTCACATTTTAAAACCTGAATGATGAAGAGTAAGAGTGTGCAAGTGTATAATAACAGTTTAAGGACCTACCATGTTGTGAAGGGAAAAATCAAACAAAGGAAAACAGTCAAAAGCTCTACGgtaactctctctctcaaaaaaaaaagaaaaaaaagaaaagaaaaagaaagcgtGACAGCACTGAGATGAAACATAACAGATAAGAGAGAAGAAAACGTGACAAAACTTAACATTTGTCAGCCAGCAGATGAAATCGGGCATCGACTTATAAATCTTAGAACCTGAAAGCTTATCATCAAGAATGCTTGACAATAAGACCCCACATCTATCAGGATATCAATCATACATTGCAAATGCTAATGGCAAACAGCAAATCTAACAAAACATAAAGCAACAGCAAACAACATTATGGATATTGATGTATCAGACATGGTTAAGAAATCTGAAGATACCTCTTATGCATATAAGGAATATAACTGGAAACATTTGAGGAAACACAGATTAATTAACATGAACCAGCAAATAACAATGCACAAACCGTAATTGCatatccaagaataaaatagCAAAGACATCATAAAAATGACAGGAGCGGTTCAAAGGTAATTTACAGGTTTGCAGCCGAACTACAGAAATGActagaaagaggccaaaccattTAATTAACAAACAGATAGAAATAAGATCCagtaacaaaaaagaaaaataaacagacCAATCGGGGGAATAAAGGAGGCCTAAAATTTTGTTAAATTCGAAGCCAAAttctgaaagaagaagaagaagcagcacATTCACGTAATCTAACAGACAATAAAAGATGGACCCAAACGGAAAGATTaagaataataagaaaaagaaccATCAACAAGCAAACATGGGGCTAAAACTGTCGCCTTTGAATTATCACAAGAAGGATCCACAAGCAATCTCATTAATCCAATCCCGCTGGAGCtgataaaaaggaaaagaaaaatcatgaaaGGAGAATACTAAAGTCACGGTCAAAGAAACGATGAAAACCAAATCTTTAGCAATCAAATCGgcgaaataaaaaataataaaaaaaggggcCAGCTTTGAGAGCAATGGATCCAAAACATAGAAAAGCCACCGCCGTTTGACCAGACCAGCAAAAACAATCAGATAACGAGACACAAAATCATCGGAAAATCGAAACTAGGAGATCAAAAAGGCATCTTGACGGATCAAACCGGAAAAGATCTCACCTTTGGATTGATAGAATCGAAAGTAACGGGAGGGGATTGAGTGGGGCCCATGGCGGACGCCGCGGCGGCAGCAGAAGAGGAGCAGAGTTGAGAAGAAGGCGCCGGCGATCGAGTGGAGAGAAAAGAGCCAAGGATCAGCTTCTTGACTTTTTCCGTGGCGAATCGGCGCATGGTGAAGTGGGTGGAGGGCGTGGGACGACTTTTAAAGAGGAGTCGCCGTGATACCCAAGAGAACGAACGCCTAGTTGTGAATCAATCGGCAgcagaaaaaaaattcaaaaagatctctctctctctccctcgagTCTCGAATCCGTCCGGCTTGGAGAGCCCACGGATTGGGGACGAGTGGTAATTGGCGTGGGAGAGTTGATAACACAGCACAGAGCACAATTCCTTCTCGTTTTTTTCAACTCGGATGATGTGCGAAGGCACGTATAAGACTGCGCCGGCAGGGAGTTTTTGGCAATAGAGTCGGCTTTCCGACTTCAGGGACGCTGAAACATTAAACCCATGGGATTCTCACCCACCTTTTTGGGGCAAATCTATTGTCCAGTCCACCTGAATTTGTTGTTACAACTAGAATTGATTACGTGTCATGCACATTAGAGAAAATTTAACAATTGTGATAATGCTGAAGACTTTTGATTTTGGGatctactaaaattaaataaataagatagtcAACGAAAGAAGGATTCAGTCTATTTTTCCATTTCTTTTATATCTTGATTATTTATATTCCCTTTAGATGATGTTTTACATCATGCAAAGCTTGGCTCCATTCTTGGCCGCTTCTATAACATACTATATTAGTGTCTTAATCTTCCTGAAATTGTATTAACAATGGGCTAGTTTTTCCTAGGTTTGATGGATTTAGCAACTTTAAATGAATTGTAAGTAGTTATATTTAAAtactattaattttaaaaactaGTCCGTCAAAATGGGCTAGGAATGAATTATATGTAAAGATAAACAAGAATTATAGTTTAAACCAATAATTGCTTAACATTTTAATGGTAATTGTAATGCCCACCGGTTAGTATTGATAACTCCCTTCCGAAGATtgcaccaagaaaaaaaaaaaacaatcatgGTGTGCCTCGATAGAGTTATTGTGGTGATTTTTGAGGCACTCCATAATGTTTTTGAAATTAGCACAGCGACGTATGTTTGGGAAAAGTATTAATTGATGGTTGTGATTTATCCATCACAATTTTAAAGTAAGTTTACTAAATATATCTTTTGCTTTAATCTATGTACTTTCTATTGCTTGATCATTATTATAGAGTGAATCAATAGATACAAAGAATgtgtttatcaaaaataaaatactaaatTTTGGCAACAGAGATAAGAGGGAAGGCCGTAAAGAGTATATATGTTAGCTGacaattgatattttttttgactAATTGCCTCTCTTGAatttgtttttaataaaagtaATAAGCAATAAAAGTCGACAATCCCCTATGTACATacgaaaaattttaaatacTAACATTCAATagcaataaaattttaaatactaacaaaaaaatatgttttttgTTGTTCATGTAATTTAGACCGGATGAACTCTTCATGTTCATCAAAATATAGATTTTcttaaattataataatatataaaaatataaatattttgtaaAATAACCATTTGTATATTCATAAGTCACAATGTATGCTCCAAGTTGGcacatttttccaaaaatattttatctTCTGATAGCAACAAAATCAGATAATAAACTAGGCCAGTAGTAccatcattttcttcttttgtcaAACCTTGATAAAAGAAATGCTTAGATTAACTAATGATCAAGATCAGATAACTTGGCGTGATCACTCTACCATTTGGAATTCTATATACATATTGCGATGCAACAAGAATCTTTTCCGCTTGTTTAATGATCATCACATGCATTTCTAAGATGAAGACATTGTATATCAAGAATCATGAGCTTTAAATATAGCTGAATATATGTGACCGTGTGTGACAATGTCTGCAGGACATTTGAATTTTGCAGTATTGTGTTGGAGTCCGACCATGTCAAGAGCCAGGCGCCGGCTCGTTCTGCTGTCAATGTAGTCCAAATCTTTCATCGCTTGTTGCAGGTTTGTGGCATTGGGAAGAGCTAGCTTCAATATCCGTGCTGTGACATGTGAAAGGACTATCAACCGCAGATGATGACCCTTCAATGAGTTTACAGTAGCAACAAGTCGGCCAAAGGATATCAAAGAGCAAGTTTTAGATTTGATGCAAAAGAAGTTGTGTT is from Phoenix dactylifera cultivar Barhee BC4 chromosome 6, palm_55x_up_171113_PBpolish2nd_filt_p, whole genome shotgun sequence and encodes:
- the LOC103702613 gene encoding alanine aminotransferase 2 isoform X1, whose translation is MRRFATEKVKKLILGSFLSTRSPAPSSQLCSSSAAAAASAMGPTQSPPVTFDSINPKVLKLLLYTCTLLLFIIQVLKCEYAVRGEIVSHAQRLQQELQTKPGSRPFDEILYCNIGNPQSLGQQPITFFREVLALCDHPSILDKSETHALFSADAIARAWQILDLIPGRAGGAYSHSQGIKGLRDAIAAGIAARDGFPANADDIFLTDGASPAVHMMMQLLIRSEKDGILCPIPQYPLYSASIALHGGSLVPYYLNEATGWGLEVSEVKKQLEDARSKGIAVRAIAVINPGNPTGQVLAEENQREIVEFCKKEGLVLLADEVYQENIYVDNKKFNSFKKIARSMGYGEKDISLVSFQSVSKGYHGECGKRGGYMEVTGFSADVREQIYKVASVNLCSNISGQILASLVMNPPKVGDESYESFIAEKNGILSSLARRAKALEDAFNSLEGVTCNKAEGAMYLFPRLHLPQKAIEAAKAANVAPDAFYARRLLDATGIVVVPGSGFGQVPGTWHFRCTILPQEDKIPAIISRLKAFHESFMEEFHD
- the LOC103702613 gene encoding alanine aminotransferase 2 isoform X2 → MRRFATEKVKKLILGSFLSTRSPAPSSQLCSSSAAAAASAMGPTQSPPVTFDSINPKVLKCEYAVRGEIVSHAQRLQQELQTKPGSRPFDEILYCNIGNPQSLGQQPITFFREVLALCDHPSILDKSETHALFSADAIARAWQILDLIPGRAGGAYSHSQGIKGLRDAIAAGIAARDGFPANADDIFLTDGASPAVHMMMQLLIRSEKDGILCPIPQYPLYSASIALHGGSLVPYYLNEATGWGLEVSEVKKQLEDARSKGIAVRAIAVINPGNPTGQVLAEENQREIVEFCKKEGLVLLADEVYQENIYVDNKKFNSFKKIARSMGYGEKDISLVSFQSVSKGYHGECGKRGGYMEVTGFSADVREQIYKVASVNLCSNISGQILASLVMNPPKVGDESYESFIAEKNGILSSLARRAKALEDAFNSLEGVTCNKAEGAMYLFPRLHLPQKAIEAAKAANVAPDAFYARRLLDATGIVVVPGSGFGQVPGTWHFRCTILPQEDKIPAIISRLKAFHESFMEEFHD